Sequence from the Plasmodium yoelii strain 17X genome assembly, chromosome: 10 genome:
TACTTCTTATCTTGTTTGTATTTTGTGTAAAATGGATTTGATCATATTCTTCATTGAAATAATTATCATCATCTATTTTGCTATTatccatatttatatgttgtGTATTGAGCATTTCctcattttcaataattagtTTGTTCGATAAACTATTATCTTGGTAAGACTTTATGtatgttttataattttttaattcaccTTTAAAGCCATGTGCATTGTTACTATCAGTATTATTCACTatgttattatcattattatttagaaTATgctcatcattattatcattttttccaGTGTTAATATTCGATGTGGTGTttgttttgttattattattttcgcTATTTTTATAGTCAGCATGGTTATTATtagaataattaaaattcataaaattttttttaatataattgttttttatatttgtagcCCCACTTTGATTTTGCATGTTCCCATTGTTATCCTCAGTATTagaattattattgttattatgattttcttctttttctaatatatacGAACAGCAACTTTTTTCGTTAGCATGGTATATTTCAGAATTATATTCAATACCTTTTACAtgtttaaaataaatgtcattatacattttataattatcatgattaataaataatacctTTACAACAATACCACCATTGTATAGTGGTATAAGCGCTTCGTCATTAGTGACGTCTAGCCATAtgtaatttaatttatcttgTTTTAGGATATTGCTGATTTCATTTTCATCCAAAATTATTTGCTTAGATGTATTTATTTGATCTCCTTTTAATAAGGGTTGGTTATTGATTATCCCTTCATTTATAATATCAACTAAATCTGTTAATTGCGCTTTAAAGCGAAATATTACATTTCCCTTAAAGGGGAAATATTCTTTAAACTTTTTCAATTTAATTCTagtacatattttaaatggaaggaaaaatatatttgtatcatatggttctttttcattttcccCTATAACTGTATATGTGATATAATTGCATTCAGTATTCAAACTTTTTTTCCTTAATTTACTATTTACAAAGTTAACGCCACCAATGGCTATCTGCTGCAAATTTGAAGCTAACGAAAAAATATCCATTTCGAATGTTTCTCTTTATACATTATGGCTTTTGTTTTCTTTCTAGTTAgcttaaattattttactatttttacacacatatatatatgaataaatatattgctaTTTATATTGTTGAAATTTCTCTTTTTATTGTCCTTTTTTTCGCATTTTTGGCATTTAAACCTTATAATCCCACttgtattattactatttattattattatattatagatTTTcgcttatatatttttattttacatattaTTTCCTGCTTTTGTCATTTGccttttcattattatttttccaatattgcttcatataaatttataatttatttaatttttgtatacgcaaattaaaaaaatataaatatataattaaaaaaaataaataaaataaaaaaacatttacatttatatgtttttttttatatgtatttttttgttaaaaatatatatatatatttattatatatatgtacagtGCATTTTACAAATAATATCACCATTTATTATTGCTTATTCCCAGCTTATTTGAAGTGATTTAATTAACAATAGaacattttaataatattaaagcATTATAAACATAACAAACAGGAAACTAAATAAcctatataaaataatgaaccCTTAGAATGCTTCATTTGTTTTTAGTATTTTAATACGGTTATCAAAAAGTTTGTAACACATGTCGGAGATATATCTATGTAATCGTACAATGAAATCACATGGGGGTTTACCATTGGATATTGCATTGTGAAAGTAATTGTAAGGGGAATTGTAAATGTTATATTACTTGAATACATAATAACAttgtgtataaaaaaaaaaatagtttcaTTGTATAATGTTTTAATTAAATACATAGACAGTCTCGCTTTTATATACTATAAAAAATTGGAGGATAACTATTATATTGGTATTATAcgggaaaaaatatatataataatatgatcaaataactattttaaaataaaaaaattggaagCGAAAACTTATATTCTTTGGtattataatatagaaatagctatttttaaatattaatatattcataacTTCTTCATGTGTGGAAACGTAggaaaatttataaatatgtatagaaAGAAAAGCTGCatgttttccttttttttatactacATAAAccaaaaattatgaaatataatgttttaaatttagatataaaAGTAAGGCATTTTTTAATGGAACTTTATGGAATGAAACGATGTTTTGTGTGTAAGTTgataattacaaaaaaaataaaaataaaatgactTCCTATAAAGTTCATTCATATTGTATGTTTTTATGGCGATAAAAGTATATCAAAATATCTTAGTAATTTTAAAATCCATTTTATAGCGTATATTCCTGTATATAGCTATTTAtgatatattcatttttaaattgttatgGTGTTACGGGGAAAACAACACTATTATATAGGTACTGTAACTATTTTACAGTTTCATGTAATGTCCTATTcccttttttgtttaatttttatataagtAAATAGGCATGTTTGTGCGCACAAAACTCGAATGTTAATGAcgaattataaatatataacacaattctagatataataaatgatccctttaatataatgttatttaaaaaaatttaccgGTCAATaaagttaattttttttatcttttaatgtatgctatatttttttttcaaaaataaaattatatatatatttatataaatacagTATCATGTTTAAGAGCAACACAATTTTTATTGGTGGaaatatgattttttatgttttagaAAAATGCGATAAATTAATTTGATATTCAGAGAATATCAATGTGTACAAAATtttgaat
This genomic interval carries:
- a CDS encoding DnaJ protein, putative, which codes for MDIFSLASNLQQIAIGGVNFVNSKLRKKSLNTECNYITYTVIGENEKEPYDTNIFFLPFKICTRIKLKKFKEYFPFKGNVIFRFKAQLTDLVDIINEGIINNQPLLKGDQINTSKQIILDENEISNILKQDKLNYIWLDVTNDEALIPLYNGGIVVKVLFINHDNYKMYNDIYFKHVKGIEYNSEIYHANEKSCCSYILEKEENHNNNNNSNTEDNNGNMQNQSGATNIKNNYIKKNFMNFNYSNNNHADYKNSENNNNKTNTTSNINTGKNDNNDEHILNNNDNNIVNNTDSNNAHGFKGELKNYKTYIKSYQDNSLSNKLIIENEEMLNTQHINMDNSKIDDDNYFNEEYDQIHFTQNTNKIRSNFNTYDTKGNQLHNKFLNENTKNNMNINIPINKGKMTENVIGRDNYHNSTNFLAAYQNNVENNSMGTQSQEKSNIKNHKENQESVQSKVNNRLKELKEYRCQEEANFKEKIAISDKIKKQITKWSKNSDESYKDIKVMLSTLDDVLWENSDWKRVSVSDLISNPSAVKKAYKSAILLCHPDKHRGKPIERVLRAELIFQALNNAFKEKKGI